One window of the Streptomyces sp. NBC_00259 genome contains the following:
- a CDS encoding AMP-binding protein, whose product MHQDPLHGDDDFARACSISRYRIASGASPNFDVWTGDLCIAIAAGATVVVPGTDKLLGEDLLLVLDREKVTHVSVPAPVLATVPARDLPELRTLLVGGDAYPVGLVDEWAPGRRMFNVHGPTESTVAATVSAPLTPGEVPPIGTPVPGTRVFVLDADLRPVAPGVAGELYLSGAGLARGYLNGPGLTAERFIACPFGTGERMYRTGDSSAGAPTDKFLSRADEQVEIRGFRIEPGEIESVLTSHPGVTRAVVLVREDQPGDKRLVAYVIPERNASTEQDSHDPVDEWQQCSMVAERAS is encoded by the coding sequence TTGCACCAGGACCCCTTACACGGTGATGACGACTTCGCTCGCGCGTGCTCCATTTCCAGATACCGGATCGCCTCGGGCGCCTCGCCCAACTTCGACGTATGGACCGGTGACCTCTGTATCGCGATCGCCGCCGGCGCCACTGTCGTCGTGCCCGGCACGGACAAGCTGCTGGGAGAAGACCTGCTTCTGGTCCTGGACCGCGAGAAAGTCACCCACGTCAGCGTTCCCGCGCCGGTCCTGGCCACGGTCCCGGCGCGAGACCTGCCCGAGCTGCGCACTCTTCTCGTCGGCGGTGACGCTTATCCGGTGGGCCTGGTCGACGAGTGGGCACCGGGCCGGCGCATGTTCAACGTTCACGGCCCCACGGAATCAACCGTCGCTGCAACGGTGAGTGCTCCGTTGACGCCGGGTGAGGTGCCACCGATCGGTACGCCGGTGCCGGGCACACGGGTGTTTGTGTTGGATGCGGATCTGCGTCCGGTGGCACCGGGTGTGGCCGGTGAGCTGTACCTCAGCGGAGCCGGCCTGGCCCGCGGCTACCTCAACGGCCCCGGCCTGACCGCGGAACGATTCATCGCCTGCCCGTTCGGCACCGGCGAGCGCATGTACCGCACCGGCGACTCGTCCGCTGGCGCCCCGACGGACAAGTTCCTCTCCCGCGCCGACGAACAGGTCGAGATCCGTGGCTTCCGGATCGAGCCCGGCGAGATCGAGTCCGTCCTGACCAGCCACCCCGGCGTCACCCGGGCCGTGGTCCTGGTCCGCGAGGACCAGCCCGGCGACAAACGCCTCGTCGCCTACGTCATCCCGGAGCGAAACGCTTCCACCGAGCAGGACTCCCACGACCCCGTGGACGAGTGGCAGCAGTGCTCGATGGTCGCTGAACGAGCATCATGA
- a CDS encoding ABC transporter substrate-binding protein, whose translation MHPSKLLPLGSLAAVSVLLLTGCFASGADSAGGDSNGERRIRLAMMQPPRSGLSPLSDDAFKLSRWSTAETLVTLDKDGDPRPALAAKWQRSDPRTWTFTVREGVTFHDGTALTAEAVARSLTRAATAAPKPRILDGVGLTAAAEGNTVRVTTTDADPLVPQRLSSPQLSILAAKAYQGKTVNPVGAGTGAFVLTKVNGTSSAALDRNEKYWGGRAKAPGIDVRFIPDGTARAAALRSGEADIVESIPVSQAPLLAENQITEVPMPRTNTLYLNTEKGAFKDPAIRAAARVAIDAKALVSGVYENRADVAEGLLGPALPWAKQRQGRTAATAPGKVNGATITIGTFTDRAELPEVAASLQQQLQKAGFKVKLDIREYANIEQDALAGKFDAFILSRATILDSGDPTAYLQSDFGSEGSFNIAQLSDPAVDQALRKASATPAGDARRAAILAAETAVLNSDAALPLLHERVVQGDAAHVVGSVKDPRERELISIATHIS comes from the coding sequence ATGCACCCGTCCAAGCTCCTGCCCCTGGGTTCCCTCGCAGCCGTCTCGGTCCTCCTCCTCACCGGCTGCTTCGCCTCCGGCGCCGACAGCGCCGGAGGTGACTCCAACGGCGAGCGCCGCATCAGGCTCGCGATGATGCAGCCGCCGCGGTCCGGGCTCTCCCCGCTCAGCGACGATGCCTTCAAGCTCTCCCGGTGGTCGACGGCGGAAACCCTGGTCACCCTCGACAAGGACGGCGACCCCCGGCCCGCCCTGGCCGCCAAGTGGCAGCGCAGCGACCCCCGTACGTGGACGTTCACCGTGCGCGAGGGCGTCACCTTCCACGACGGCACCGCGCTGACCGCCGAGGCCGTCGCCCGCTCGCTCACGCGGGCCGCCACCGCCGCCCCCAAGCCGCGCATCCTCGACGGCGTCGGCCTGACGGCCGCGGCCGAGGGCAACACCGTGCGGGTCACCACCACCGACGCCGATCCGCTGGTCCCCCAGCGGCTCTCCTCGCCGCAGTTGTCGATCCTCGCGGCCAAGGCGTACCAAGGAAAGACCGTCAACCCGGTCGGCGCGGGCACCGGCGCGTTCGTGCTGACGAAGGTGAACGGCACCAGCTCCGCCGCCCTGGACCGCAATGAGAAGTACTGGGGCGGCCGGGCCAAGGCGCCCGGAATCGACGTGCGGTTCATTCCCGACGGCACCGCCCGCGCCGCCGCGCTGCGCAGCGGCGAGGCCGACATCGTCGAATCGATCCCCGTCTCCCAGGCGCCGCTGCTCGCCGAGAACCAGATCACCGAGGTGCCGATGCCGCGCACCAACACCCTGTACCTCAACACCGAGAAGGGGGCCTTCAAGGACCCGGCGATACGCGCCGCCGCCCGCGTGGCGATCGACGCCAAGGCCCTGGTCTCCGGGGTGTACGAGAACCGCGCCGACGTCGCCGAGGGCCTGCTGGGACCCGCGCTGCCGTGGGCGAAGCAGCGCCAGGGCCGCACCGCCGCCACCGCCCCGGGCAAGGTGAACGGCGCCACCATCACCATCGGCACCTTCACCGACCGCGCCGAGCTGCCGGAGGTCGCGGCCAGTCTCCAACAGCAGCTCCAGAAGGCCGGCTTCAAGGTGAAGCTGGACATCCGTGAGTACGCCAACATCGAGCAGGACGCGCTGGCCGGGAAGTTCGACGCGTTCATCTTGTCCCGCGCGACCATCCTGGACTCCGGCGACCCGACCGCATACCTGCAGAGCGACTTCGGCAGCGAGGGCTCGTTCAATATCGCCCAGCTCTCCGACCCCGCCGTGGACCAGGCGCTGCGGAAGGCGTCGGCCACCCCCGCGGGTGACGCCCGGCGCGCCGCGATCCTGGCGGCGGAGACCGCGGTCCTCAACTCCGACGCCGCGCTCCCGCTGCTCCATGAGCGGGTCGTCCAGGGCGACGCGGCGCATGTGGTGGGCTCGGTGAAGGACCCGCGCGAGCGTGAGTTGATCAGCATCGCCACGCATATCTCATGA
- a CDS encoding ABC transporter permease subunit, translating to MRAALTRVTGLAAVTACVGLLPWLSGRDPALTVLRARSAEQEPTAEALASIRDDLGLGAGPLSLLGDWAGGLVRGDLGTSWVSGADVLPSVLSGLGVSLGLMGASLLVALVTATALCAEPLVRGARATARHRSGTAAAILVSLPEFLLATVGLLVLGVWWGLLPTSGWQGPSHLVLPALALGIPAGGLLGRLVDDALPAVFAERWTELWRASGVTAWRIAAAALRRSLPSVLPQLGLVAVGLTGGAVAVETVFAIPGIGRTALGAAKSQDLPMLQGAVLALLVLGLLAGALTHLIRRRLLGPGLRDAQLALAAPPPPVLGRLRTAVPIVLGAALTTIVGAGLLRDPYAVDTALRLAAPSGAHPLGTDGLGRDVLARIGHGAAATVGVAFAVCVVSCLLALAIGFLPSVAAGASDIANALPPVIVGILVSAALGPGTGGASLAVALVSWPPLAAHAAALVQEVRASGFLAAQRAIGSSRYWILTRHVLPSVAGPVVRHAVLRLPGIALALASLGFLGLGAQPPTPEWGLLLDESRAYMERAPWAALAPAGALALLAGLAVSLAALPLTRRRSTHAA from the coding sequence ATGAGGGCTGCGCTGACTCGCGTGACCGGGCTGGCCGCGGTGACGGCCTGCGTCGGGCTGCTGCCCTGGCTCTCGGGGCGCGACCCGGCGCTCACCGTGCTCCGCGCCCGCTCGGCCGAACAGGAGCCCACCGCCGAGGCGCTGGCGTCGATCCGGGACGATCTCGGGCTCGGCGCGGGGCCGCTCAGCCTGCTCGGCGACTGGGCGGGCGGCCTGGTCCGCGGCGACCTCGGCACCTCCTGGGTGTCCGGCGCCGATGTGCTGCCGTCGGTGCTCTCCGGGCTCGGTGTCTCGCTCGGGCTCATGGGCGCGTCCCTGCTGGTGGCGCTGGTGACGGCGACCGCGCTCTGCGCCGAACCGCTGGTACGCGGGGCACGCGCCACAGCACGCCACCGGTCCGGGACGGCCGCGGCGATCCTGGTGTCCCTGCCGGAGTTCCTGCTCGCCACCGTCGGACTGCTGGTCCTGGGGGTGTGGTGGGGGCTGTTGCCGACCTCCGGCTGGCAGGGGCCGAGCCATCTGGTGCTGCCCGCGCTGGCGTTGGGCATTCCCGCGGGCGGACTGCTCGGGCGTCTCGTCGACGACGCGCTGCCCGCGGTCTTCGCGGAGCGCTGGACGGAGCTGTGGCGCGCCTCGGGCGTCACCGCCTGGCGTATCGCGGCTGCCGCGCTGCGCCGGTCCCTGCCCTCCGTACTGCCCCAACTCGGACTGGTCGCCGTCGGCCTGACGGGCGGCGCGGTCGCCGTCGAGACCGTATTCGCCATTCCCGGCATTGGACGTACGGCGCTGGGCGCGGCCAAGTCCCAGGATCTGCCGATGCTCCAGGGGGCCGTGCTGGCGCTTCTCGTGCTCGGGCTGCTGGCGGGCGCGCTCACCCATCTGATACGACGGCGGCTGCTCGGCCCCGGCCTGCGCGACGCGCAACTGGCGCTGGCCGCACCCCCGCCGCCCGTGCTCGGACGGCTTCGTACCGCCGTGCCCATCGTCCTCGGGGCGGCGCTGACCACAATCGTCGGCGCGGGGCTGCTGCGCGATCCGTACGCCGTGGACACCGCGCTCCGGCTGGCCGCCCCCTCCGGGGCGCATCCGCTGGGCACCGACGGGCTCGGCCGGGACGTGCTCGCGCGGATCGGGCACGGCGCGGCGGCGACCGTCGGCGTCGCCTTCGCGGTCTGCGTGGTCAGCTGCCTGCTGGCGCTGGCGATCGGCTTTCTGCCGTCCGTCGCGGCGGGCGCGTCGGACATCGCCAACGCGCTGCCGCCGGTGATCGTGGGCATCCTCGTCTCCGCCGCCCTCGGGCCCGGCACGGGCGGCGCGTCGCTCGCGGTCGCGCTGGTCTCGTGGCCGCCACTGGCCGCGCACGCCGCCGCGCTGGTCCAGGAGGTGCGGGCCTCCGGCTTTCTCGCGGCGCAGCGGGCGATCGGTTCCAGCCGGTACTGGATCCTCACACGTCACGTCCTGCCCTCGGTGGCCGGGCCCGTGGTGCGGCACGCCGTGCTGCGGCTGCCGGGCATCGCGCTGGCGCTGGCCTCGCTCGGCTTCCTGGGGCTCGGCGCGCAGCCGCCCACGCCCGAGTGGGGGCTGCTGCTGGACGAGTCGCGTGCGTATATGGAGCGCGCGCCGTGGGCGGCCCTCGCCCCGGCGGGCGCGCTCGCCCTGCTCGCGGGCCTGGCCGTATCGCTGGCCGCACTCCCCCTGACCCGAAGGCGCAGCACCCATGCCGCATGA
- a CDS encoding ABC transporter ATP-binding protein yields MPHDTSALLSVRDLRIALPSGTHAVRGLSFDVRGGEVLALVGESGAGKSLTARAVLGMLPSSTRVTGSVRLGELELLGARRAVYAGLWGRRIGYVPQDALSVLSPVHTVGAQLAAVVRSVSGVSRRAARERAVAALERVAIPDAARRARAYPHEFSGGMRQRAAIAMAMLNEPELLIADEPTTALDPSIQRQVLDVLAAQREATGAALLLITHDLGIVADRADRVLVMYAGRHAESGPVEGVFARPRAPYTAGLIASLPPEEPVPGRRLPAIAGVPPSGPLPGCAFAPRCPLADARCRTQEPEPTPAGPGGSLVSCHHSARLPFPADDLFLRNGVV; encoded by the coding sequence ATGCCGCATGACACCTCTGCCCTGTTGTCCGTACGCGATCTACGCATCGCCCTGCCCTCGGGCACCCACGCCGTACGCGGGCTCTCCTTCGATGTGCGCGGCGGTGAAGTCCTGGCCCTGGTCGGTGAGTCGGGCGCGGGAAAGTCGCTGACCGCGCGCGCGGTCCTGGGGATGCTGCCGAGCTCCACCCGGGTCACGGGCAGCGTGCGGCTGGGGGAGCTGGAGCTGCTCGGGGCGCGCCGGGCTGTGTATGCGGGCCTGTGGGGGCGGCGTATCGGATATGTACCGCAGGACGCGCTCTCCGTGCTGTCGCCGGTGCACACCGTCGGGGCGCAACTCGCCGCCGTCGTACGGTCGGTCAGCGGGGTGAGCCGACGGGCGGCGCGCGAGCGGGCGGTCGCCGCGCTGGAGCGAGTGGCGATCCCGGACGCGGCCCGCCGCGCCCGCGCGTATCCGCACGAGTTCTCCGGCGGGATGCGTCAGCGCGCGGCCATCGCGATGGCCATGCTCAACGAGCCCGAGCTGCTGATCGCGGACGAGCCGACGACCGCGCTCGACCCGTCCATCCAGCGGCAGGTCCTCGACGTCCTGGCGGCACAGCGCGAGGCAACGGGCGCGGCGCTCCTGCTCATCACCCACGACCTGGGAATCGTCGCCGACCGCGCCGACCGGGTGCTGGTGATGTACGCGGGACGGCACGCCGAGTCCGGCCCGGTCGAAGGCGTCTTCGCCCGCCCCCGGGCCCCGTACACCGCCGGGCTGATCGCCTCGCTGCCGCCCGAGGAACCGGTGCCCGGCCGCAGACTTCCGGCGATCGCCGGGGTTCCGCCCTCGGGCCCGCTTCCGGGGTGCGCGTTCGCGCCGCGCTGCCCGCTGGCCGACGCACGCTGCCGTACACAGGAGCCCGAGCCGACGCCGGCCGGGCCCGGCGGGTCGCTGGTCTCCTGCCACCACTCGGCGCGACTCCCTTTCCCCGCTGATGACTTGTTCCTCAGGAACGGAGTCGTATGA
- a CDS encoding dipeptide/oligopeptide/nickel ABC transporter ATP-binding protein yields MTTLLSVRDLVVRYPGRNRRVPPRLAVDRVSFELAAGQTLALIGESGSGKSSTASAVLGLRRPESGEVWFDGHELTALDEPQLRPLRLRFQPVFQDPFGSLSPRRRIRDAVAEPLRVQGRWDPRSGPRRVAELLELVGLDATAHGDRLPHELSGGQCQRVGVARALASDPQLLVLDEPVAALDPSVRAGVLNLLTDLQERLGLAYLLICHDLALVRHMAHRVAVMQAGRIVETASAQALHGAAEHPHTRELLAAARRGA; encoded by the coding sequence ATGACCACCCTGCTCAGCGTGCGCGACCTGGTGGTCCGCTACCCGGGCCGTAACCGCCGGGTCCCGCCCCGGCTCGCCGTCGACCGGGTCTCCTTCGAACTGGCCGCCGGTCAGACGCTGGCCTTGATCGGCGAATCGGGATCGGGCAAGTCGAGCACCGCCTCGGCGGTACTGGGGCTGCGCCGCCCCGAAAGCGGTGAGGTGTGGTTCGACGGGCACGAGCTCACAGCCCTGGACGAGCCGCAGCTGCGGCCGCTGCGCCTGCGGTTCCAGCCGGTGTTCCAGGACCCGTTCGGCTCGCTGAGCCCGCGTCGGCGGATACGGGACGCGGTCGCCGAACCGCTGCGCGTCCAGGGCCGCTGGGATCCGCGCTCCGGACCGCGCCGGGTCGCCGAACTGCTGGAGCTGGTCGGCCTGGACGCGACGGCACACGGCGATCGACTGCCGCACGAGCTGTCCGGGGGCCAGTGCCAGCGGGTGGGCGTGGCCCGCGCGCTGGCGAGCGACCCCCAACTGCTGGTACTGGACGAACCGGTGGCCGCGCTCGACCCATCCGTACGGGCCGGGGTGCTCAATCTGCTGACGGACCTACAGGAGCGGCTCGGGCTGGCGTACTTGCTCATCTGCCACGATCTGGCACTGGTCCGGCACATGGCGCACCGGGTGGCGGTGATGCAGGCCGGCCGCATCGTGGAGACGGCGTCCGCGCAGGCGCTGCACGGGGCGGCGGAGCACCCGCACACGAGGGAACTGCTGGCGGCGGCGCGGCGCGGTGCCTAG
- a CDS encoding TIGR02677 family protein, with protein sequence MTDSATAPAHRPDGYSPFAHLTAPNMQLYRQVMRVFVGAKERFAVHLRPEDVHAALPADVRPAELDTVVKTLDSLVKWGNLRADPDTARVTAVEDFYRKRFIYQLTRAGEAAEEALAGYDEALGRRGALQAVALHDIVTQLRALLVLSADERPDPAKTHLALDALASRFGALADNARAFMGSLQRTIDLHEVEEEVFLAYKDRLVQYLERFIQDLITLGGRIAQLILELEEGGRIGILLRAAAGREAADATPEESGQAEQQAYERWTGRWDGLGAWFISRDGRESQARLLRGRALGAIPQLLAVVRALGERRAGRSDRSADFRTLARWFAEAPDDDSRHRLWRTAFGLHPARHLTVDADTLAARAAGPVPAATPWAAAEPLRISPQLRRTGSYERRGKPRKVEDRQDRRRHLAEVAAKQAAETAAARARLVTDGTTRLSELGELDPMAFGLFLQLLGDALATWRPGMRHTVASSNDGSMEIRLSALADGGTAQIATPSGTFRGPDHLIEIIDLTDGDRDR encoded by the coding sequence ATGACCGACAGCGCCACCGCCCCCGCCCACCGGCCCGACGGCTACAGCCCCTTCGCCCACCTCACGGCCCCGAACATGCAGCTCTACCGGCAGGTGATGCGGGTCTTCGTCGGCGCCAAGGAGCGGTTCGCCGTCCATCTGCGGCCCGAGGACGTGCACGCCGCGCTGCCCGCCGACGTTCGTCCCGCCGAATTGGACACCGTGGTCAAGACGCTGGACAGCCTCGTCAAGTGGGGAAACCTGCGCGCCGACCCCGACACCGCCCGCGTCACAGCCGTCGAGGACTTCTACCGCAAGCGGTTCATCTACCAGCTCACCCGCGCCGGGGAAGCGGCCGAGGAAGCCCTCGCCGGATACGACGAGGCGCTCGGCCGGCGCGGAGCACTCCAGGCCGTCGCGCTGCACGACATCGTCACCCAGCTGCGGGCTCTCCTCGTGCTCTCCGCCGACGAGCGGCCCGACCCCGCCAAGACGCACCTGGCGCTCGACGCGCTGGCCAGCCGTTTCGGCGCCCTCGCCGACAACGCCCGTGCGTTCATGGGGTCCCTGCAGCGCACCATCGACCTGCACGAGGTGGAGGAAGAGGTCTTCCTCGCCTACAAGGACCGGCTCGTCCAGTACCTGGAGCGGTTCATCCAGGACCTGATCACCCTCGGCGGGCGCATCGCCCAGCTCATCCTGGAGCTGGAGGAGGGCGGCCGCATCGGGATCCTGCTGCGGGCCGCCGCCGGACGCGAGGCCGCCGACGCCACCCCGGAAGAGTCCGGGCAGGCCGAGCAGCAGGCGTACGAGCGGTGGACCGGTCGCTGGGACGGGCTCGGGGCGTGGTTCATCAGCCGGGACGGGCGCGAGTCGCAGGCCCGGCTGCTGCGCGGCCGGGCGCTCGGGGCGATCCCCCAACTGCTCGCCGTCGTCAGGGCGCTGGGGGAGCGCCGGGCCGGGCGCTCCGACCGGTCCGCGGACTTCCGTACGCTCGCCCGCTGGTTCGCCGAGGCCCCCGACGACGACTCCCGTCACCGGCTGTGGCGTACCGCTTTCGGACTCCACCCCGCACGCCATCTCACCGTGGACGCCGACACCCTCGCCGCCCGAGCGGCCGGGCCGGTGCCCGCCGCCACGCCCTGGGCCGCCGCCGAGCCGCTGCGCATCAGCCCCCAGCTGCGCCGCACCGGCAGCTACGAGCGGCGCGGCAAGCCCCGCAAGGTCGAGGACCGGCAGGACCGGCGCCGGCACCTCGCCGAAGTCGCCGCCAAACAGGCCGCCGAGACCGCGGCGGCCCGCGCCCGGCTCGTCACCGACGGGACCACGCGGCTCTCCGAACTCGGCGAGCTCGACCCGATGGCTTTCGGACTCTTCCTCCAACTGCTCGGCGACGCCCTGGCCACGTGGCGGCCCGGCATGCGGCACACGGTGGCCAGCAGCAACGACGGCTCCATGGAGATCCGGCTCAGCGCCCTCGCCGACGGCGGCACCGCGCAGATCGCTACCCCTTCCGGGACCTTCCGCGGCCCCGACCACCTCATCGAGATCATCGATCTGACGGACGGAGACCGCGACCGATGA
- a CDS encoding TIGR02678 family protein → MTAPLAEVLDGQHAADLRKAARALLKQPLLLARGRYADEFRLVRRHASELREWFDRNTGWSLQVDAEAARLRKIPGVLTDPTHPAREATRAASPFTRRRYVLLCLALAALERSEAQIALGRLADQIVLDAADPQLVDVGIEFTLDRRDERLDLAAVVRLLLSLGVLRRVAGDEEAYVSGAGDVLYDVERRVLAGLLATRRGPSTVHAESFDDRLHELVAETALDSDELRFRALRRHLTRRLLDDPVLYYDELTDAELGYLTRQRGFLTARITELTGLVPEVRAEGIAMVDPDDDLTDVRMPEQGTHGHITLLLAEHLAAATGPVTTERLAQRVRELADEHGGFWAKSAREPGMEGELVEQAVARLAALGLVSRTASGVVPRPALSRYAVGEAVVIEARTPGTTRMPAQRKASQP, encoded by the coding sequence GTGACGGCCCCGCTCGCCGAGGTGCTCGACGGACAGCACGCCGCCGACCTGCGCAAGGCCGCCCGGGCGCTGCTGAAGCAGCCGCTTCTGCTCGCGCGCGGCCGCTACGCCGACGAGTTCCGGCTCGTCCGCCGCCATGCCTCCGAACTGCGGGAGTGGTTCGACCGCAACACCGGCTGGTCCCTGCAGGTGGACGCCGAGGCCGCCCGGCTGCGCAAGATTCCCGGTGTCCTCACCGACCCCACGCACCCCGCCCGCGAGGCCACCCGAGCCGCTTCCCCCTTCACCCGCCGCCGCTACGTCCTGCTCTGCCTCGCTCTCGCGGCCCTCGAACGCTCGGAGGCCCAGATCGCCCTCGGCCGCCTCGCCGACCAGATCGTCCTCGACGCAGCCGACCCTCAACTGGTCGACGTCGGCATTGAGTTCACCCTGGACCGGCGCGACGAGCGCCTAGACCTCGCGGCCGTCGTGCGGCTCTTGCTGAGCCTGGGCGTACTGCGCCGGGTCGCAGGGGACGAGGAGGCGTACGTCAGCGGCGCCGGAGACGTCCTGTATGACGTCGAGCGGCGGGTGCTGGCCGGGCTGCTCGCCACCCGGCGCGGCCCTTCCACCGTGCACGCCGAGTCTTTCGACGACCGGTTGCACGAACTCGTCGCCGAGACGGCCCTGGACAGCGACGAACTGCGCTTCCGAGCCCTGCGCCGGCACCTGACCCGCCGCCTCCTGGACGACCCCGTGCTGTACTACGACGAACTGACCGACGCCGAACTGGGCTACCTCACCCGCCAGCGCGGCTTCCTCACCGCCCGTATCACCGAGTTGACCGGACTGGTCCCCGAGGTCCGCGCCGAGGGCATCGCCATGGTCGACCCCGACGACGACCTCACCGACGTCCGTATGCCCGAACAGGGCACCCACGGGCACATCACACTGCTGCTCGCCGAGCACCTGGCCGCCGCCACCGGCCCGGTCACCACCGAGCGGCTGGCCCAGCGGGTACGGGAACTCGCCGACGAGCACGGCGGCTTCTGGGCCAAGTCCGCGCGTGAACCGGGTATGGAGGGCGAACTCGTAGAGCAGGCCGTCGCCCGGCTCGCTGCTCTCGGGCTCGTCTCCCGCACAGCAAGCGGGGTGGTACCTCGCCCGGCCCTCTCCCGATACGCGGTCGGTGAGGCCGTCGTCATCGAAGCCCGTACCCCCGGCACCACGCGGATGCCCGCGCAGCGAAAGGCCAGCCAGCCGTGA